In the genome of Croceimicrobium hydrocarbonivorans, one region contains:
- a CDS encoding HU family DNA-binding protein: MNKADLIDAMAAEAGISKAAAKKALDAFTDKVTETLAGGGRVSLVGFGTFSTSERSAREGRNPQTGQTIQIPAKTVAKFKAGSELNAKL; encoded by the coding sequence ATGAACAAAGCTGATCTTATTGACGCTATGGCTGCTGAGGCAGGTATCTCTAAAGCTGCTGCAAAAAAAGCCCTTGACGCTTTCACTGATAAAGTGACTGAAACTTTGGCTGGCGGTGGTCGCGTATCCTTAGTTGGATTCGGTACCTTCTCTACTTCTGAGCGTTCAGCTCGCGAAGGTCGTAACCCTCAGACTGGTCAAACGATTCAAATTCCAGCTAAAACTGTTGCTAAATTTAAAGCTGGTTCTGAGCTTAACGCTAAGCTTTAA
- the fmt gene encoding methionyl-tRNA formyltransferase has protein sequence MRVIFMGTPPFAASILEAIHQSKHELVAVVTAVDKPAGRGRSLKASAVKETALQLGVPVLQPEKLKNPDFLKELESYQADVFVVVAFRMLPEQVWKMPAKGTFNLHASLLPQYRGAAPINWAIVNGETESGLSTFFIDEKIDTGAVILQKKMPIGPNENAGSLHDRMMIEGQGLVLETLDLIETDQAKAESQALEGPLKDAPKIFKEDLKVEVNRPAQEIHNLVRGMSPFPAAWANLSVPGFEGTCKILETALTDRKSNAQAGSLIREGKRLFMATDSEDLELLSLQVQGKKRLKALDFLNGQEIDTESRFY, from the coding sequence ATGCGTGTAATTTTCATGGGGACTCCGCCTTTTGCGGCGTCTATTTTAGAAGCTATTCATCAATCCAAACATGAACTGGTAGCGGTGGTTACGGCGGTAGACAAGCCTGCAGGCCGCGGCCGTAGTTTAAAAGCCTCCGCTGTAAAAGAAACGGCCCTTCAATTAGGGGTTCCGGTATTACAGCCTGAAAAGCTGAAAAATCCCGACTTCCTAAAAGAACTGGAAAGCTATCAGGCTGATGTATTTGTGGTGGTAGCCTTTAGAATGTTACCGGAGCAAGTTTGGAAAATGCCCGCCAAAGGCACCTTTAACTTACACGCCTCTCTCCTGCCACAATACCGAGGAGCAGCGCCAATTAATTGGGCCATTGTGAATGGCGAAACCGAGAGTGGCCTGAGCACCTTCTTTATTGATGAAAAGATCGATACCGGTGCGGTGATACTTCAAAAAAAGATGCCCATAGGTCCTAATGAAAATGCAGGATCCTTACACGATCGAATGATGATTGAAGGTCAGGGACTGGTATTGGAGACTCTGGACTTAATTGAGACAGATCAGGCGAAAGCCGAAAGTCAAGCATTAGAAGGCCCTTTAAAGGATGCCCCTAAAATTTTCAAAGAAGACTTAAAAGTCGAGGTCAATAGACCAGCCCAAGAAATCCATAATCTGGTACGTGGTATGTCGCCATTTCCTGCAGCCTGGGCCAATTTATCCGTGCCTGGCTTTGAGGGAACCTGCAAAATATTAGAAACTGCCCTTACCGATCGGAAATCGAATGCCCAAGCGGGAAGCCTGATTCGTGAAGGAAAAAGGCTCTTTATGGCCACCGATAGTGAAGATTTGGAGCTCCTAAGCCTGCAAGTACAGGGCAAAAAACGCCTGAAAGCCTTGGATTTCCTAAATGGACAGGAGATTGATACTGAGAGCCGTTTTTATTAA
- a CDS encoding DUF6588 family protein, giving the protein MKKIATLFLFAALTLQLNAQISFGPSIAGTQNDINYLGGGYLQPFGEAMAFGLTQGWYNTAKVKKTFRFELGFTPSVAIVPSEFQSFTIDPTKLEELELVNPSDNVTPTVFGEDNAGVRLRYSDPNLQGLANAEFNMPSGLGVSIAPMMAIHAGIGLPFDFELSGRYLPTTSVPFLTGSEIGIWGVGLKNDITNYIPKGGLIPFSIAAFASYSQLNLGQDIEPDANNDKRIDMEASAFVTRLLVSKKLLFITIYGGVGYNFLNSSIDVSGTYDYINPGNPLNPEQSITDPISISSTGGSGWAGNLGLRFKFLVFGYVSADYTFGVYNGANLSLGFSWDI; this is encoded by the coding sequence ATGAAAAAAATAGCTACTCTCTTTCTCTTTGCTGCTCTGACTTTGCAGCTAAATGCACAAATTTCTTTTGGTCCTTCTATCGCCGGAACTCAGAATGATATCAACTATTTAGGTGGTGGATATTTGCAGCCTTTCGGCGAAGCCATGGCCTTTGGCTTAACACAGGGTTGGTACAATACGGCCAAAGTGAAGAAGACCTTTCGTTTCGAATTAGGCTTTACCCCATCGGTGGCGATTGTGCCTTCCGAATTTCAATCCTTTACAATTGATCCCACTAAACTGGAGGAACTGGAATTAGTAAATCCATCCGACAATGTGACCCCAACCGTATTTGGTGAAGATAATGCAGGGGTGCGCTTACGTTATTCAGATCCCAATTTGCAGGGTTTGGCCAATGCCGAATTTAATATGCCCAGTGGTTTAGGCGTTTCCATTGCCCCTATGATGGCTATTCACGCTGGAATTGGCTTGCCTTTCGATTTTGAATTAAGCGGACGTTATTTACCTACCACCAGTGTGCCTTTCCTAACCGGTTCCGAAATAGGCATTTGGGGTGTGGGTCTTAAAAATGATATCACCAATTATATCCCCAAAGGAGGTTTGATTCCCTTTAGTATTGCGGCCTTTGCATCTTATTCCCAATTAAACTTGGGTCAGGATATTGAGCCCGATGCCAATAATGATAAGCGAATCGACATGGAAGCCAGTGCTTTTGTGACTCGTTTGTTAGTCAGTAAAAAACTCTTATTCATTACTATTTACGGTGGTGTGGGTTATAATTTCTTGAACTCATCTATTGATGTTTCAGGCACTTATGACTATATCAATCCGGGTAATCCATTAAACCCAGAGCAAAGCATTACAGACCCAATCAGTATTTCCAGCACTGGTGGTAGCGGATGGGCCGGAAATTTAGGTTTACGATTTAAGTTCTTAGTATTCGGATACGTGAGCGCAGATTATACCTTTGGCGTTTATAATGGAGCTAACCTAAGTCTTGGTTTTAGCTGGGATATCTAA
- a CDS encoding RecQ family ATP-dependent DNA helicase, translating into MDKDIHQILKQYWGYSEFRPMQESIIQSLLEDKDTLALLPTGGGKSLCFQVPTLAREGCALVISPLIALMTDQVENLKRVGIQAIALNSSLNSSQKELALHNASNGYYKFIYLSPESLQSEKLMHRLSFVKVNFLVVDEAHCISQWGYDFRPPYLEIYKLRELFPDIPMMALTATATPKVVEDIQQKLQFNKTAQVFKKSFARPELAYNVLKTEDKWGRCKELLDKIPGTALIYLRNRRGTVEVAQWLKQTGYTADFYHAGLSVEERQSKQKDWVQNRCRVMVCTNAFGMGIDKPDVRLVIHLDLPDSLEAYFQEAGRAARDGKKAWSFVLVGPSDVVQLRQKFLASFPDRKEVIRVYRALINFLQIGIGSAEGSSYEFDFKAFAERYRFRPNMALQALNILNKEAILEFNSQGRSFSLLHLKADRRTLYDYQLRNPQLDKILKVLLRSYGGLDIDYGRINENLLAQRLDTSAYKIKAALQQMHSHELIDYLPASDHGSLALMQDRQHFKDLQLSDQFIEKRKAELLEQLQAVIDFVEIDDLCRLKNLLSYFGENLNEDCGICDVCRRQKSPLNKPNAIAIIRKALETGPKSYAELEKLFENPNQAKALIRELLAWEVLALEGEKLKLS; encoded by the coding sequence ATGGATAAAGACATCCACCAAATATTAAAGCAATATTGGGGCTATTCGGAGTTTCGGCCCATGCAGGAATCCATTATTCAATCCCTTTTGGAGGATAAGGATACCCTGGCCTTGCTACCTACGGGTGGAGGTAAATCCCTTTGTTTTCAGGTCCCGACACTAGCTCGTGAAGGCTGTGCTTTAGTGATATCACCTTTAATCGCCCTCATGACGGATCAGGTGGAAAACCTAAAGCGAGTGGGCATTCAGGCCATAGCCTTAAACTCTTCTTTAAATAGCAGTCAAAAGGAATTAGCCCTACACAATGCCAGCAATGGCTATTACAAATTCATATACCTATCCCCCGAAAGCCTGCAGTCGGAGAAACTAATGCATCGCCTCAGCTTTGTTAAGGTGAACTTTCTGGTGGTGGATGAGGCACATTGTATCAGTCAATGGGGTTATGATTTCCGACCGCCCTATCTAGAAATATATAAGCTGCGTGAGCTTTTCCCGGATATCCCCATGATGGCTTTAACCGCCACCGCCACCCCTAAAGTGGTTGAGGATATTCAGCAAAAGCTGCAATTCAATAAAACAGCACAGGTATTTAAAAAGAGCTTTGCCCGTCCGGAACTGGCTTATAATGTTTTAAAAACGGAGGACAAATGGGGCCGCTGCAAGGAGTTACTGGATAAAATTCCGGGAACGGCCTTAATCTACCTTCGCAATCGCCGGGGAACGGTAGAAGTAGCGCAATGGTTAAAGCAAACGGGCTATACCGCTGATTTTTACCATGCCGGTCTCAGTGTGGAAGAACGACAAAGCAAGCAAAAGGATTGGGTTCAAAATCGCTGTCGCGTGATGGTATGCACCAATGCCTTTGGGATGGGTATTGACAAACCCGATGTTCGTTTGGTGATTCATTTGGATTTACCGGATTCCCTGGAGGCCTATTTTCAGGAAGCGGGTCGGGCGGCCCGTGATGGCAAGAAAGCCTGGTCTTTTGTATTGGTTGGCCCTTCGGATGTGGTTCAATTAAGGCAGAAGTTTCTAGCCTCGTTCCCAGATCGTAAGGAAGTGATTCGAGTATATCGCGCGCTCATCAATTTCTTGCAAATCGGAATTGGTAGTGCAGAAGGCAGTTCCTATGAATTCGATTTTAAGGCCTTTGCCGAACGCTATCGATTCAGGCCCAATATGGCTTTACAGGCTTTAAACATCTTGAATAAGGAAGCGATTTTGGAATTCAACAGTCAGGGTCGCAGCTTCTCCCTCCTCCATTTAAAAGCAGATCGGCGCACCTTATACGATTATCAATTGCGGAATCCTCAGCTGGATAAAATCCTTAAGGTACTCTTACGCTCTTACGGCGGATTGGATATTGATTATGGTCGCATCAATGAAAACCTTTTAGCGCAAAGACTGGATACCAGCGCCTATAAGATTAAGGCGGCCTTGCAGCAGATGCACAGTCATGAATTGATTGATTACCTCCCTGCCTCTGATCATGGCAGCCTGGCCTTAATGCAGGACCGACAGCATTTTAAGGATCTACAATTGAGCGATCAGTTTATCGAAAAGCGCAAGGCAGAGCTTTTAGAGCAATTACAAGCGGTAATAGACTTTGTGGAAATTGATGATCTCTGCCGTTTGAAAAACCTACTCTCCTATTTTGGTGAGAACCTGAATGAGGATTGCGGCATTTGTGATGTTTGCAGACGTCAGAAATCCCCGCTTAATAAGCCCAATGCCATAGCTATTATCCGAAAGGCCTTGGAAACCGGTCCAAAAAGCTATGCTGAATTGGAGAAACTATTTGAAAATCCAAATCAGGCGAAAGCCTTGATCCGAGAGCTATTGGCATGGGAAGTTTTGGCTTTGGAAGGAGAAAAACTAAAGCTAAGCTGA
- a CDS encoding AAA family ATPase — MPRKQRVIVTGAPGTGKSTVLNLLELKGYLVIPEMARQLIAEEQALDSDRVPWKDHASFGIELFDRQVNQFDLARDGITFYDRGILDNLAYLRRDGLQNSELEEASRAYPYHPEIFLMPPWEDIYDTDEVRWEGLDLMLDIDRALREMYSEMGYTVLEVPKISPPERVNYILEHLGLDG, encoded by the coding sequence ATGCCCCGAAAACAACGCGTTATTGTAACCGGCGCTCCCGGAACCGGTAAAAGCACGGTCCTTAATCTTTTGGAACTCAAAGGTTATTTGGTGATTCCGGAAATGGCTCGTCAATTAATTGCAGAAGAGCAAGCCCTAGATAGCGACCGGGTTCCCTGGAAAGATCACGCCAGTTTTGGCATTGAATTATTCGATCGTCAGGTAAATCAGTTTGATTTAGCCCGGGATGGCATCACTTTTTACGATCGTGGAATTTTGGATAATCTAGCTTATCTGCGTCGTGATGGTCTGCAGAACAGTGAGCTAGAAGAAGCCTCCCGCGCCTATCCTTACCATCCTGAAATTTTCTTAATGCCGCCTTGGGAAGATATTTACGATACCGATGAAGTGCGCTGGGAAGGTTTGGATTTGATGTTAGACATCGACCGTGCTTTACGCGAAATGTATTCTGAAATGGGTTATACGGTTTTGGAAGTTCCCAAAATAAGTCCACCCGAAAGGGTAAATTATATTCTAGAGCATTTAGGCTTGGATGGATAA
- a CDS encoding Mpo1 family 2-hydroxy fatty acid dioxygenase has product MKSIQTWFDEYAVSHQNPTNKLIHFICVPSIFFSIIALLAAIPHDFLNSWAAEGWQPYLHFGTVLIIFGLLFYLRLSFPLFIGIALFSALCLYLTKLLMLGPLPLWQSSLLIFAVAWIGQFIGHHIEGAKPSFLKDLQFLLIGPAWILGFIYRKFGLNY; this is encoded by the coding sequence ATGAAAAGTATTCAAACTTGGTTTGATGAATATGCGGTAAGTCATCAAAACCCTACCAATAAACTGATTCACTTTATTTGCGTGCCTTCAATCTTCTTCAGCATTATCGCGTTATTGGCCGCTATACCTCATGATTTCCTGAATAGCTGGGCCGCGGAAGGCTGGCAGCCCTATCTACATTTCGGGACGGTTTTAATCATTTTCGGCCTGCTTTTTTACCTGCGCTTATCCTTTCCGCTTTTCATTGGCATTGCTCTATTTTCGGCCTTATGCCTATACCTTACTAAATTATTAATGCTCGGTCCTCTTCCACTATGGCAAAGTAGCCTGCTCATCTTTGCAGTGGCCTGGATTGGTCAGTTCATCGGACACCATATCGAAGGAGCCAAACCTTCCTTTTTAAAAGATCTTCAATTTTTATTAATCGGTCCGGCTTGGATTTTAGGTTTTATCTACCGAAAATTTGGGCTCAATTACTGA
- a CDS encoding DUF493 family protein, whose amino-acid sequence MDPRKEKYMKLMGQLTEGFDWPSVYMFKFIVPADNSKIAQVESLFNSKEAQISIRNSRKGNFVSITAKELMMSPEKVIERYLEAEGIEGLISL is encoded by the coding sequence ATGGACCCGCGCAAGGAAAAATACATGAAACTGATGGGGCAGCTCACGGAAGGTTTTGATTGGCCTTCAGTGTACATGTTCAAATTTATTGTCCCCGCCGATAATTCGAAGATCGCTCAGGTTGAGAGTCTTTTCAATAGCAAAGAAGCACAGATCAGCATCCGCAATTCCCGTAAAGGAAATTTTGTGAGCATCACCGCCAAGGAGCTGATGATGAGCCCCGAAAAGGTGATTGAGCGCTATTTGGAAGCAGAAGGTATAGAAGGCCTAATCTCTCTCTAA
- a CDS encoding CPXCG motif-containing cysteine-rich protein produces MEEVFYTCPYCFSEVSVLVDLSVREQSYIEDCERCCNPIEFSLQIENSELVSFNAEAIGQ; encoded by the coding sequence ATGGAGGAAGTATTCTATACCTGTCCCTATTGTTTTTCTGAGGTATCGGTACTGGTAGACCTATCGGTGAGGGAACAAAGCTATATTGAGGACTGCGAGCGTTGCTGCAATCCCATAGAATTTAGTCTCCAAATTGAAAACTCAGAGCTCGTATCTTTTAATGCCGAAGCTATTGGCCAGTAA
- a CDS encoding Fpg/Nei family DNA glycosylase: protein MPELPEVEIMRQYFEKAAMHKTISALEFHDPLFKVFKTSPEELEKALIGQAFLKTERIGKYLFAQISGGNWLHLHFGMTGDLELFRHNELPKYTRFVIQFEDGDKLAYRDLRKFGVIEIVESPEAYRLSSNLGKDLLNVAKEDFIKSISNRKIAIKTALLDQKHYAGIGNWIADEVLFNCGVHPNTSCQNLSEAKLEELLLDAQKVVREAIQKDTHYGDFPAHFFVNYRKEKAIHPDHPNSPVERLVVGGRGTFIVPEKQKLV, encoded by the coding sequence ATGCCGGAATTACCCGAAGTAGAGATCATGCGCCAATATTTTGAAAAGGCGGCTATGCATAAAACAATTAGCGCTCTCGAATTTCACGATCCCCTCTTCAAAGTGTTTAAAACCAGCCCCGAAGAGCTGGAAAAGGCTTTGATTGGTCAAGCTTTCCTAAAAACCGAGCGGATTGGCAAATACCTCTTTGCTCAAATTTCAGGAGGCAATTGGTTGCACCTTCATTTTGGCATGACCGGCGACCTGGAATTATTCCGGCATAATGAACTGCCGAAATACACCCGCTTTGTGATTCAATTTGAGGATGGCGATAAACTGGCTTACCGCGATTTACGCAAATTCGGGGTGATTGAAATTGTAGAAAGTCCGGAAGCTTATCGATTAAGTTCCAATTTAGGTAAAGACCTCTTAAATGTTGCAAAAGAGGATTTTATAAAATCAATTTCCAATCGAAAGATCGCTATAAAGACCGCCCTCTTAGATCAAAAGCACTATGCTGGTATTGGCAATTGGATTGCCGATGAAGTACTCTTTAATTGTGGCGTGCATCCCAATACATCTTGCCAAAATCTTAGCGAGGCTAAATTGGAAGAACTGCTTTTAGATGCCCAAAAAGTAGTGCGGGAAGCCATTCAAAAGGATACTCATTATGGTGATTTCCCGGCCCATTTCTTTGTGAATTACCGCAAGGAGAAGGCCATACATCCAGATCATCCTAATAGTCCGGTAGAACGCCTGGTAGTGGGCGGACGCGGAACCTTTATTGTACCCGAAAAACAAAAGCTCGTTTAA
- a CDS encoding exonuclease domain-containing protein encodes MFAVVDIETTGSYARGNGITEIAIYITDGLEIKDTYSTLLNPGQSIPFAIQQLTGIDDSMVADAPTFAEKAEEIREFLADHVFVAHNVSFDLGFVQAAFKEVGVNYNPRRLCTVRYSRRIIPGLRSYSLSSLCKHFNYNNQSAHRAWADTEVTTKILHQLLAADTAGIWQNMIKLNQGELNLPANLPADEFHNLPMAAGVYYFYNEKGEILYIGKASRLKSRVASHFTADKSSARSAAFKRDIAHIHYRLCGNILVAGLLEDHEIRRYWPPHNRAQKSPKLRFGVFAYRNQNADWCLGINRIGGQQAFIAKFHSLEKARTWLAEIVEERNLDPNRCGFPKGSGDTADDHNAKVEALMAEMQSVQSAMLWIGAGRTEEEQSFVYMDSQGFQGIGFVPREQSIERAEHIEPYLERLNKSASTEGILKEGWKKLTLKQIELPEEIQSNGLLF; translated from the coding sequence TTGTTTGCAGTAGTCGACATTGAAACCACCGGATCTTATGCCCGCGGAAATGGCATCACGGAGATTGCTATATACATCACTGATGGTCTGGAAATTAAGGACACTTATAGCACACTCTTGAATCCGGGGCAGTCGATTCCTTTTGCCATCCAACAACTTACCGGTATTGATGATTCGATGGTAGCGGATGCCCCAACTTTTGCTGAAAAGGCGGAGGAAATTCGCGAATTCCTGGCCGATCATGTCTTTGTGGCCCATAATGTGAGTTTCGATTTGGGCTTTGTGCAAGCCGCATTTAAGGAAGTGGGAGTAAATTACAATCCGCGACGATTGTGCACCGTGCGCTATTCGCGTCGCATTATTCCAGGTTTACGCTCTTATAGTTTATCCTCCCTTTGCAAGCATTTTAATTACAACAATCAAAGTGCACACCGGGCTTGGGCCGATACGGAGGTAACTACCAAGATTCTGCATCAATTATTGGCGGCCGATACCGCTGGGATTTGGCAGAATATGATAAAGCTCAATCAAGGGGAGTTGAATTTGCCCGCCAATCTTCCGGCTGATGAATTTCACAATTTACCCATGGCGGCCGGGGTTTATTATTTCTATAATGAAAAAGGGGAGATCCTTTATATCGGCAAGGCCAGTCGCCTGAAATCTCGCGTAGCCTCTCATTTTACAGCGGATAAGAGTAGTGCCCGTAGTGCTGCTTTTAAGCGTGATATTGCGCATATACATTATCGCTTATGTGGGAACATTCTGGTAGCCGGACTTCTGGAAGACCATGAAATTCGTCGCTATTGGCCTCCTCATAATCGAGCCCAAAAGAGTCCCAAACTACGATTTGGAGTTTTCGCCTATCGCAATCAAAATGCGGATTGGTGTTTGGGCATCAATCGAATCGGTGGACAGCAAGCCTTTATTGCCAAATTCCATAGTTTGGAAAAGGCTCGTACTTGGCTAGCAGAGATTGTAGAAGAGCGCAATTTGGACCCAAATCGTTGTGGATTCCCCAAAGGAAGTGGCGATACGGCCGATGATCACAATGCCAAGGTGGAGGCTTTAATGGCAGAGATGCAGTCGGTTCAAAGCGCTATGCTATGGATTGGTGCCGGTAGAACGGAGGAGGAGCAGAGCTTTGTGTATATGGATAGTCAGGGTTTCCAAGGCATTGGCTTTGTACCTCGAGAGCAAAGTATTGAGCGAGCCGAGCATATTGAGCCTTATCTGGAACGCTTGAATAAAAGTGCCAGTACGGAAGGAATCCTAAAAGAAGGTTGGAAAAAGCTTACACTTAAGCAGATAGAACTTCCTGAAGAAATTCAATCGAACGGTTTACTTTTTTAA
- a CDS encoding alpha/beta hydrolase family protein — protein MSVDISFPKSAKALPVVIYAHGINGFKDWGGMDLIAQKFAEAGFAFLKFNFSHNGTTPARPTEFFDLEAYKEDSYLKRQKDLERILKFVESPHPELELDSENIFLIGHSRGGADAILATAKDARIKALITWAAVSHARTPWDQLSPEEIKDWAEQGYFTRKNGRTAQDLPIGYSLYEEYKAHKADLDVEAAARAIKAPWLIIHGEEDEAVFIKHAYDLKQWQPEARVAVIPETGHTFDRQHPWNTTELPEASLKKVNRSIEFLQEVLSA, from the coding sequence ATGAGCGTGGACATCAGCTTCCCTAAGAGCGCTAAAGCTTTGCCGGTAGTGATTTACGCGCATGGCATTAATGGCTTTAAAGATTGGGGTGGTATGGATTTAATCGCCCAAAAATTTGCTGAAGCAGGTTTCGCCTTCCTAAAATTCAATTTTTCGCATAATGGCACCACTCCTGCCCGTCCTACTGAGTTCTTCGATCTGGAGGCCTATAAGGAGGATAGCTATCTGAAACGGCAAAAGGATTTGGAGCGCATTCTCAAATTTGTAGAATCCCCACATCCCGAATTGGAGCTGGATTCCGAAAACATATTCTTAATCGGTCATAGTCGTGGTGGCGCGGATGCCATTCTGGCCACAGCCAAAGATGCTCGCATCAAAGCCCTGATCACCTGGGCCGCCGTTTCCCACGCACGTACCCCCTGGGATCAACTTTCGCCGGAGGAAATTAAGGACTGGGCTGAGCAAGGATATTTCACACGTAAGAATGGTAGAACCGCTCAGGATTTACCGATTGGCTATAGCCTTTATGAAGAGTATAAGGCCCATAAAGCGGATTTGGATGTAGAAGCCGCTGCTCGCGCCATTAAGGCTCCTTGGCTGATTATTCATGGTGAAGAAGATGAGGCGGTATTTATTAAGCATGCCTACGATCTTAAGCAATGGCAGCCTGAAGCGAGAGTTGCGGTTATTCCGGAAACTGGTCATACCTTCGATCGTCAACATCCTTGGAATACCACAGAATTACCCGAAGCCAGCCTTAAAAAAGTAAACCGTTCGATTGAATTTCTTCAGGAAGTTCTATCTGCTTAA
- a CDS encoding DUF2911 domain-containing protein, with the protein MKKTVLAMLAFASFAMNAQDLPAPSPFSTLEQRVGLTDFTVEYSRPGVKGREVFGDLVPDGKVWRTGANKATAIEFNTPVTFAGQLVPAGKYSLFTIPNQDTWTVILNKNTELWGADGYDEKQDVLRADVAALTTQESTETLTIDFQSIDGGKAELVIRWANKVLSLPIEVDVQAKAIANIKAALANSNEDDLWKVNRNAAIYYTRNNIDQKAALEYIEKSLKLKADNWYAHYVHGEILYALGENKKAVKAAEKAMEVGTEEANQASKEFAYGAMLEEAMEKWSSK; encoded by the coding sequence ATGAAAAAAACAGTACTAGCTATGCTGGCCTTTGCCAGTTTTGCCATGAACGCCCAGGATTTACCAGCGCCTAGCCCCTTCTCTACTTTAGAGCAACGTGTTGGTTTAACTGATTTTACCGTAGAATACAGCCGCCCTGGTGTTAAGGGGCGCGAAGTTTTTGGAGACTTAGTTCCTGATGGAAAAGTATGGCGTACCGGTGCTAATAAGGCCACGGCAATTGAGTTTAATACGCCCGTTACCTTCGCGGGTCAATTGGTTCCTGCCGGGAAATACAGCTTATTCACAATTCCTAATCAAGATACCTGGACTGTTATTCTGAATAAGAATACCGAATTATGGGGTGCAGATGGTTATGATGAAAAACAAGATGTGCTTCGTGCTGATGTTGCAGCCCTAACTACTCAGGAAAGCACTGAAACTTTAACGATCGACTTCCAATCTATCGATGGTGGTAAAGCTGAATTAGTGATTCGTTGGGCTAATAAGGTGTTGTCACTACCAATTGAAGTAGACGTACAGGCCAAAGCGATTGCTAATATCAAAGCAGCCTTAGCCAATTCCAATGAAGATGATTTATGGAAAGTAAACCGCAATGCGGCTATTTACTATACCCGTAATAATATTGATCAGAAAGCAGCCTTGGAATACATTGAGAAGTCTTTGAAATTGAAGGCCGACAACTGGTATGCACATTACGTTCACGGTGAGATTTTATACGCTTTAGGCGAAAACAAAAAAGCTGTGAAAGCTGCTGAGAAAGCAATGGAAGTTGGCACTGAAGAAGCCAATCAAGCCAGCAAGGAATTTGCTTACGGAGCGATGTTAGAAGAAGCCATGGAAAAATGGTCCTCTAAATAA
- a CDS encoding HAD family hydrolase codes for MDLLELEDSFTDIGGQFLRSAYDLREHLPKIKAYLFDWDGVFNDGSKLGSEGSRFSEVDSAGLRMLRYGHFKKYGSIPYLGVITGAANPVARELMQNHQANVVYQRAIRKGEALRHFMEHYELKAEEICYVFDDVLDLAVAREVGLRFCVGRLANPLFLGLVAGSDLADYITASQGDEHAVREVTELILGLMDNYTEVVQEFISEQNHYAQFKEAAAQIEMQSWEFKSGKFERL; via the coding sequence ATGGACTTACTGGAATTAGAAGATAGTTTTACCGACATCGGTGGGCAGTTTTTACGCAGTGCTTATGACCTTCGTGAGCATCTCCCCAAAATCAAGGCCTATCTCTTTGATTGGGATGGCGTTTTTAATGATGGCTCCAAGCTGGGCAGTGAAGGCAGTCGCTTTAGTGAGGTCGACTCCGCCGGTTTACGCATGCTTCGTTATGGGCATTTCAAAAAATATGGCAGCATTCCCTATTTAGGAGTGATTACCGGAGCGGCAAATCCGGTGGCTCGTGAATTAATGCAAAATCATCAGGCTAATGTGGTGTACCAGCGGGCTATTCGCAAAGGTGAAGCCCTGCGGCATTTTATGGAGCATTACGAGCTTAAGGCCGAAGAAATTTGCTATGTTTTTGATGATGTATTAGACCTGGCCGTAGCCCGTGAAGTGGGTCTGCGTTTTTGTGTAGGCCGATTGGCTAATCCCCTCTTTTTAGGCTTGGTAGCCGGATCTGATTTAGCTGATTATATTACTGCTAGTCAGGGTGATGAACATGCCGTACGTGAAGTAACGGAGCTCATTTTAGGCTTAATGGATAATTACACAGAAGTGGTTCAGGAGTTTATATCTGAGCAAAATCATTATGCTCAATTCAAGGAGGCTGCCGCTCAAATTGAAATGCAATCCTGGGAATTCAAATCAGGGAAATTTGAACGCCTTTAA